The following proteins are encoded in a genomic region of Thermostichus vulcanus str. 'Rupite':
- a CDS encoding serine/threonine protein kinase — protein MNASPLWNQRYQPERQLSKRSGRQTWLARDLTTSEPVILKLLFFGPDFDWADLKLFEREAQILQTLSHPAIPQYRDHFEITLEGGRGLALVQTYIEAPSLQEWIDQGRHFTEPEVRTLAKALLGILIYLHSLHPPVIHRDLKPSNILLGSDQQVYLVDFGSVQAAAPREQGSYTVVGSYGYMPLEQFGGRTVPASDLYSLGATLIHLLTGQHPADLPQEGSRVVFEQAVNVSVPFRDWLRWLTEPLVGDRPASAQQALEALENLEHHPGLIRLEAATVPTRQPAGSLIQLSKSERTFQVIIPANGFSGGVLVLIPFAIAWNSFITFFTIMSVGFAPFPANLVFGLFTLPFWTVGLGMVGMIIYGLFGKAHLHIDSERIGLTHEVFGIPFRKVPRSWRRDINRLELVPRHHKRDSDGDRVEVKPQLNIWAGNRKYELGSGIPLQEPELEWLASELSRWLKVPVTSQESLQRVRRDLKG, from the coding sequence ATGAATGCCTCCCCCCTTTGGAACCAGCGGTACCAACCGGAGCGACAACTGAGCAAGCGCAGCGGGCGGCAAACCTGGCTGGCAAGAGATCTCACCACATCAGAACCAGTGATCCTCAAGTTGTTGTTCTTCGGGCCGGATTTTGATTGGGCCGACCTCAAACTTTTCGAGCGGGAAGCCCAGATCCTGCAAACTCTCTCTCATCCGGCTATTCCCCAATACCGTGACCACTTCGAGATCACCCTTGAGGGCGGGCGTGGCCTAGCCTTGGTACAGACCTATATTGAAGCCCCTTCTTTACAGGAGTGGATCGATCAAGGGCGGCACTTCACAGAACCCGAGGTGCGAACGCTGGCCAAAGCGCTGCTCGGGATCCTCATCTACCTACACAGCCTGCATCCCCCCGTCATTCACCGAGATCTCAAACCCAGCAACATCCTGTTGGGATCCGACCAGCAGGTTTATCTGGTGGATTTTGGCTCGGTTCAGGCTGCTGCCCCACGGGAACAGGGATCCTATACGGTGGTGGGGAGCTATGGCTATATGCCCCTAGAGCAATTTGGCGGCAGAACCGTCCCTGCTTCGGATCTCTACAGTTTAGGGGCTACCCTGATTCATTTGCTGACCGGACAACATCCGGCAGATCTACCCCAGGAGGGATCCCGTGTGGTGTTCGAGCAAGCGGTTAATGTCAGCGTTCCCTTTCGGGATTGGTTGCGCTGGCTCACAGAGCCGTTGGTGGGGGATCGCCCGGCCTCAGCCCAACAAGCCCTAGAAGCCTTAGAGAACCTGGAACACCACCCAGGTTTGATCCGGCTAGAAGCGGCAACCGTACCGACGCGGCAACCGGCGGGTAGCCTTATTCAACTGAGCAAATCAGAACGGACATTTCAGGTAATCATCCCAGCCAATGGATTTTCTGGTGGTGTTTTGGTTTTGATCCCGTTTGCCATTGCTTGGAATTCTTTCATTACCTTTTTCACAATCATGTCGGTTGGGTTTGCTCCCTTTCCAGCCAATCTGGTGTTTGGCCTGTTCACACTCCCCTTTTGGACAGTGGGACTGGGGATGGTGGGAATGATTATTTATGGCTTATTTGGCAAAGCTCACCTGCACATCGACAGCGAACGAATTGGCTTAACCCATGAAGTCTTTGGCATCCCCTTTCGCAAAGTGCCCCGCAGTTGGAGACGCGATATTAACCGTCTAGAGCTGGTGCCCCGACATCACAAACGAGATTCGGATGGGGATCGGGTGGAGGTAAAGCCGCAGTTAAATATCTGGGCTGGCAACCGTAAATATGAATTGGGATCCGGGATCCCTTTGCAGGAGCCAGAGTTGGAGTGGCTGGCCTCGGAGCTGAGCCGTTGGTTAAAAGTACCCGTTACCTCCCAGGAATCTCTCCAAAGAGTAAGGCGAGATCTCAAAGGATAA
- a CDS encoding L-lactate dehydrogenase — protein sequence MPVSETGTQTLAHPQSSRRLLKGSIIGAGQVGMACAYSMLIQNTLDELVISDIARDKVEGEVMDLVHGIPFVEPTRVRAGELADCAGSDVVILTAGAKQRPGETRLDLVQRNVEIFKSLIPALMEHCPDAILLVVSNPVDIMTYVSLKLSGLPAKQVIGSGTVLDTARFRYLLAERLGVDPRSLHAYIIGEHGDSEVAVWSKVNMAGTPIGELSPEWDPVHLGDIFEQVRNAAYEIIRRKGATSYAIGLGVTQIVQALLRDQHRVLTVSSLTQGEYGLPEVCLSLPRIIGRQGVERTLGMSLTEVEQKQLHHSAHLLRQIIDDIQW from the coding sequence ATGCCCGTTTCTGAAACTGGAACCCAGACGCTAGCGCATCCGCAAAGTTCTCGCCGCCTCCTCAAGGGATCCATCATTGGGGCTGGACAGGTGGGCATGGCCTGTGCCTATTCGATGTTGATTCAAAACACCTTGGACGAGCTGGTGATCAGCGATATTGCCCGCGACAAGGTGGAAGGGGAAGTGATGGATCTGGTGCACGGGATCCCTTTTGTAGAACCAACACGGGTTCGTGCAGGTGAACTGGCGGATTGTGCCGGGTCGGATGTAGTGATTTTAACGGCAGGGGCTAAGCAGCGGCCTGGGGAAACCCGTTTGGATTTGGTGCAGCGCAACGTCGAGATCTTCAAGAGTTTGATCCCGGCTTTGATGGAGCATTGCCCCGATGCCATCCTGCTGGTGGTGAGCAACCCCGTCGATATCATGACCTACGTCTCTCTGAAGCTGTCCGGTTTGCCCGCAAAGCAGGTGATTGGGTCAGGCACCGTTTTGGATACGGCCCGTTTTCGCTACCTGCTAGCGGAGCGCTTGGGGGTGGATCCGCGCAGCCTCCATGCCTACATCATTGGCGAGCATGGGGATAGTGAAGTGGCGGTCTGGAGCAAGGTCAATATGGCTGGCACCCCGATCGGAGAACTCTCGCCAGAATGGGATCCCGTCCATTTGGGGGATATCTTCGAGCAGGTGCGCAATGCTGCCTACGAAATCATCCGTCGTAAAGGGGCCACTAGCTATGCCATTGGTTTGGGGGTCACTCAGATTGTGCAAGCTCTACTGCGGGATCAGCACCGTGTTTTGACCGTCAGCAGCCTCACCCAAGGGGAATACGGCCTACCGGAGGTCTGTTTGAGTTTGCCTAGGATCATCGGGCGGCAAGGGGTAGAACGTACTCTCGGGATGTCCCTCACGGAGGTTGAGCAGAAACAACTGCACCACTCCGCGCATCTCTTGCGGCAAATTATCGACGATATTCAGTGGTAG
- a CDS encoding J domain-containing protein has protein sequence MGANSDVPRINRGLAKYEADYYAILGVPLTADSKGIRRGYLQAAKSLHPDRFVGNSDAAERANLLFAKMVSPANEILSKDRERGEYEAVIKMRIKRLLEAPPPDLWPHGEAVRGLAESANWQEEYIKRVQQLSAEQYNSMEEILSKTEQLSELNLAYLLLKAGYKGIPTSSRSTSNSSTLGGIPPRAAASTPPISPRVTATPATSSAPSVPTVPTEPPAPKLSPSETRFLQALDMIERKQYRDAVQYLNFAISAEPNVARYYLHRGIAHLKQGNTGMAKADFLQVTRLEPTNPELMLEVRRWMQQTGPQQPVPGTAATRQTGQAQKVVSPPPKKDDNSGGFLGRLFGKKK, from the coding sequence ATGGGAGCCAACAGTGATGTCCCCCGCATCAACCGAGGGTTAGCCAAGTATGAAGCCGACTATTATGCCATTCTGGGAGTTCCCCTCACCGCCGATTCCAAAGGGATCCGACGCGGCTATCTGCAAGCCGCCAAATCTCTGCATCCGGATCGGTTTGTGGGCAATTCCGATGCAGCAGAACGGGCCAATCTCCTGTTTGCCAAAATGGTCAGTCCCGCCAACGAAATCCTCTCTAAAGATCGGGAACGAGGGGAGTACGAAGCGGTAATTAAAATGCGGATCAAACGCCTTTTGGAGGCACCGCCCCCGGATCTTTGGCCGCATGGGGAAGCCGTTAGGGGGCTGGCGGAGTCCGCCAATTGGCAAGAGGAGTACATCAAGCGGGTACAGCAACTCTCCGCGGAGCAATACAACTCCATGGAGGAGATCCTCAGCAAAACCGAGCAACTGAGCGAATTGAATCTGGCCTATCTCTTGCTTAAAGCTGGCTACAAGGGGATCCCCACCAGTTCCCGTAGCACCAGCAATTCCAGCACCTTAGGTGGGATCCCGCCCCGAGCCGCTGCCAGCACTCCCCCGATCTCGCCGCGAGTCACGGCCACTCCCGCTACATCCTCTGCACCATCTGTTCCGACGGTTCCTACCGAACCCCCTGCCCCCAAGCTCAGCCCCAGTGAAACCCGCTTCCTTCAAGCCCTGGATATGATCGAGCGCAAGCAATACCGGGATGCGGTGCAATACCTGAACTTCGCCATCAGTGCTGAGCCGAATGTGGCCCGCTACTACCTACACCGTGGCATTGCTCACCTGAAGCAGGGGAATACCGGCATGGCCAAAGCGGACTTTTTGCAGGTCACCCGTCTAGAACCCACCAATCCTGAGTTGATGCTGGAGGTACGCCGTTGGATGCAACAAACTGGCCCCCAACAACCGGTTCCGGGAACTGCCGCCACTCGTCAAACGGGCCAAGCTCAGAAGGTGGTGTCTCCCCCTCCCAAGAAAGACGACAACTCCGGGGGATTTTTGGGTCGTCTTTTCGGCAAGAAAAAGTAG
- a CDS encoding ankyrin repeat domain-containing protein, translating to MSEALHQALEDQDPQQLLAHLQQGENINAADAQGFTLLHKAAVLGNLELLDLLLAHGASPHALDSTGATPLHLAAAGGHVNLVSRLLRAGSDINLQDRYGYTPLHRAALTDQAEVMSLFIKQGANSTALLHWSAATGRKSILARLLAKGSPVDAVDEMGRTPLHEASAQGNLGIARFLLLYGANVNARNRYGATPMHWAAWEGHVQMMELLFDNGADLNPRNEDGHTPLAYAQKRQHEMATQWLQSKGATL from the coding sequence ATGAGTGAAGCCCTTCACCAAGCCCTTGAAGATCAAGATCCACAACAGTTGTTGGCCCATTTACAGCAGGGGGAGAATATCAATGCTGCCGATGCCCAAGGATTTACGCTACTCCACAAAGCTGCTGTCCTTGGCAACTTGGAGTTATTGGATTTGCTCTTAGCTCATGGGGCTTCACCCCATGCTTTGGATTCAACTGGGGCAACTCCTTTGCATCTGGCTGCGGCTGGAGGTCACGTTAATCTTGTAAGTCGTCTTTTGCGGGCCGGTAGTGACATCAACCTTCAGGATCGGTATGGATATACCCCTTTACATCGGGCTGCCCTTACCGATCAAGCCGAAGTGATGAGTCTGTTCATTAAACAAGGTGCTAACAGCACAGCTCTCTTACACTGGTCTGCGGCAACCGGTCGCAAAAGCATTTTGGCTCGACTACTGGCGAAGGGATCCCCGGTGGATGCTGTGGATGAAATGGGTCGCACCCCTTTGCACGAAGCCTCTGCTCAAGGAAATTTGGGCATTGCTCGTTTTTTGTTGCTGTATGGAGCGAATGTAAATGCTCGCAATCGATATGGGGCAACACCCATGCACTGGGCTGCCTGGGAAGGGCATGTGCAAATGATGGAACTATTATTTGATAATGGAGCTGATCTAAACCCTCGTAATGAAGATGGACATACTCCTTTAGCCTATGCCCAAAAACGCCAGCATGAAATGGCGACTCAGTGGTTGCAAAGTAAAGGCGCAACTCTTTAG
- a CDS encoding CPBP family intramembrane glutamic endopeptidase, with amino-acid sequence MSHPEAGASTDPSSAQTQGWLAAGFSLRRGILNLFSLLAFLIVGLSLSSSWFQPPPQTQLDLFQTHLALQASRTLDDPRYQDLARALLGQDIFQLALNRYQQTAENYAERLKRLKRLAQPVPTAVTEALTGTDTAAPEPTEPSPVDPVLLASMQDLQTELDALWLRSGLLHAYQENLEEAERQWQQLLDPERPVELESSQKAVARVLQGLWGTPRRILPDAEVQIRNHLDGWFEAVALQRLYRLQQRSDSLNALNQQQEKLALSALFRLAVVAGIPTLGALLGLLLLVGWVSWSLWHKQPLLGPAWDPPWPGIGVQAVLTGWFLGFILLNSVVPQLYGIILGLQSRQLSPWHQAVALFLTYNSGALLGAGLLYRLLHRYPASPRVLQVRLFGSWLLWGVCGYLVALPLVVLAAALSQLLLPQAGGGNPILPLLLDSQGWGARLVFFAVVSLCAPIFEEVLFRGFWLAALSRYLPMWGAVLVSALTFALAHLNLSDLLPLTMLGIVLGVIYSHSRNLLAPMLLHSLWNTGSLVTLLVLGGAR; translated from the coding sequence ATGTCTCACCCTGAAGCCGGAGCCTCTACTGACCCATCCTCTGCCCAGACCCAGGGCTGGCTGGCTGCTGGGTTTTCTCTTCGCCGTGGGATCCTCAATCTGTTTAGCCTTTTGGCCTTTTTGATTGTCGGGCTTTCTCTATCCAGCAGTTGGTTCCAACCGCCTCCCCAAACGCAACTGGATTTGTTTCAAACCCATCTGGCCCTACAAGCTTCCCGAACCCTGGACGATCCCCGTTATCAAGATTTGGCACGGGCTCTCCTGGGTCAGGATATCTTTCAGCTCGCCCTCAATCGCTACCAGCAAACCGCCGAGAATTATGCGGAACGTCTGAAACGCCTAAAACGCCTGGCTCAGCCGGTTCCTACTGCTGTGACTGAAGCTTTAACGGGAACAGATACAGCTGCTCCTGAGCCAACGGAACCGTCACCCGTGGATCCTGTCCTGCTGGCCTCGATGCAGGATCTCCAGACAGAATTGGATGCCCTTTGGCTGCGCAGTGGGCTCCTTCATGCCTATCAAGAAAACTTGGAAGAGGCAGAACGGCAGTGGCAACAGCTGCTCGATCCAGAACGGCCTGTGGAGTTGGAATCCAGCCAGAAGGCGGTGGCACGGGTTTTGCAGGGGCTGTGGGGGACACCCCGGCGGATTTTGCCGGATGCCGAAGTGCAAATTCGCAATCATCTGGATGGCTGGTTTGAGGCTGTAGCCCTGCAACGGCTGTACCGTCTTCAACAGCGCAGCGATAGCCTGAATGCTCTCAATCAACAGCAAGAGAAGCTAGCTTTGTCGGCTCTATTCCGACTAGCGGTGGTGGCTGGGATTCCAACGCTGGGGGCGTTGCTGGGCCTGCTGTTGCTGGTGGGCTGGGTAAGCTGGAGTCTCTGGCACAAACAACCGCTTTTGGGCCCTGCCTGGGATCCCCCTTGGCCGGGAATAGGGGTTCAGGCGGTGTTGACGGGTTGGTTTTTAGGATTCATTCTCCTCAATAGTGTGGTGCCCCAGCTCTATGGGATCATCCTTGGCTTACAGTCGCGACAGCTCAGTCCTTGGCACCAGGCGGTGGCTTTGTTTTTGACCTACAATTCCGGTGCCCTGTTGGGGGCAGGGTTGCTGTATCGCCTCTTGCATCGCTATCCTGCCTCCCCAAGGGTGCTGCAGGTGCGGCTGTTCGGCAGTTGGCTGTTGTGGGGGGTGTGTGGTTACTTGGTGGCCTTACCCTTGGTGGTGCTGGCAGCGGCTCTCTCGCAACTGCTATTGCCGCAAGCGGGGGGAGGGAACCCGATTTTGCCCCTGCTGCTGGATAGTCAGGGGTGGGGAGCACGGCTGGTGTTTTTTGCGGTGGTGTCTTTGTGTGCCCCAATTTTTGAGGAGGTGCTGTTTCGCGGTTTTTGGCTGGCGGCCTTGAGCCGTTATTTGCCCATGTGGGGGGCGGTGTTGGTGAGTGCCTTGACCTTTGCTCTCGCCCACCTCAACCTCTCGGATCTACTGCCCCTGACCATGCTGGGGATCGTACTAGGGGTGATCTACAGCCACAGCCGCAACCTGCTGGCCCCGATGCTGCTGCACAGCCTCTGGAATACCGGATCCCTGGTTACCTTACTGGTGCTGGGAGGGGCGCGTTAA
- a CDS encoding J domain-containing protein: protein MDYYAILNVSPEADTEEVKQAFRQLARQFHPDVAGEGSRERFQQIRQAYQVLSDPEQRRRYDAQRQSSPPSNTSSGSSREGQVVIRTGSPSQAPLDSELLKEGIARVRAAWRNRQLPTAVAQAEALLKRFPNSSEAVHILALAYQRFGNYLIYEGRNQQAEAYLRKALATEPRNRELAFEVKRDLARLGIQA from the coding sequence ATGGATTACTACGCGATCCTGAACGTGTCTCCTGAAGCAGATACGGAAGAAGTTAAACAGGCGTTTCGTCAGTTGGCGCGGCAGTTTCATCCCGATGTGGCCGGGGAGGGATCCCGGGAACGGTTTCAGCAAATCCGCCAAGCCTACCAGGTACTGAGCGACCCAGAGCAACGGCGGCGATACGACGCACAACGGCAATCTTCTCCGCCCTCGAATACCTCCTCAGGTTCTAGCCGAGAGGGACAGGTTGTGATTCGCACGGGATCCCCTTCACAAGCTCCCCTTGACTCGGAATTGCTGAAAGAGGGGATTGCCCGAGTGAGAGCCGCTTGGCGCAATCGACAACTGCCCACAGCGGTGGCTCAAGCCGAGGCGCTGCTGAAGCGATTTCCCAACTCCAGTGAGGCCGTGCATATTCTTGCCTTAGCCTATCAACGCTTTGGCAATTACTTGATCTACGAAGGGCGAAATCAACAGGCGGAAGCCTACCTAAGAAAAGCCCTGGCCACCGAACCGCGCAATCGAGAATTGGCCTTTGAAGTGAAGCGAGATCTGGCTCGTTTGGGCATTCAAGCCTGA
- a CDS encoding SDR family oxidoreductase, translating into MTSSLSQAVILITGATGGIGSVLVPRLAQAGSHLVLAARRAEPLQALVEKATAHGASSATGIPTDVTDYAQVEALVAQTVQQHGRIDVLINLAGAGILKPAPQITPEDLERMLSVNLKGSFYTSQWVANHMREQKSGHILNFPGILGRHPMAMASAYCAAKFGVAGFSKCMADELKRFGVRFTLFYFGGVDSPFWDPISLKVQRDKMLSPATAAEAILFALSAPPNAVPSEVVLQPESHQFL; encoded by the coding sequence GTGACATCCTCATTATCGCAAGCAGTCATTTTGATCACAGGAGCAACGGGCGGCATTGGTAGTGTCCTTGTCCCCCGGTTGGCTCAGGCGGGATCCCATTTGGTCTTGGCAGCTCGACGGGCAGAACCTCTACAGGCTTTGGTGGAAAAAGCGACCGCTCATGGGGCCAGCTCCGCCACAGGGATCCCTACTGATGTAACGGATTATGCCCAGGTGGAAGCTCTGGTTGCCCAAACGGTACAGCAGCATGGGCGCATCGATGTGCTGATTAACCTAGCCGGGGCCGGGATCCTAAAGCCTGCTCCTCAGATTACCCCTGAAGATCTGGAGCGCATGTTGTCGGTCAACCTCAAGGGCAGCTTCTACACGAGTCAGTGGGTTGCCAATCACATGCGTGAGCAGAAATCCGGACATATTCTCAATTTCCCTGGTATCTTGGGTCGCCATCCTATGGCCATGGCTTCTGCCTACTGTGCGGCCAAGTTTGGTGTGGCTGGGTTTAGCAAGTGCATGGCCGATGAGCTGAAGCGATTCGGAGTTAGATTCACCTTGTTTTACTTTGGCGGCGTAGACTCCCCCTTCTGGGATCCGATTAGCCTGAAAGTACAACGGGACAAAATGCTCAGCCCTGCCACCGCTGCCGAGGCAATCCTGTTTGCCCTTTCTGCACCTCCTAATGCCGTTCCCAGTGAAGTGGTGTTGCAGCCGGAGAGTCACCAATTCCTCTGA
- the trmB gene encoding tRNA (guanosine(46)-N7)-methyltransferase TrmB: MEPDVQRIGHSSVAQPADCSSRSAPQPWGIRLQQGLSHRVRQHVNPLQVQYQQPASPPHWERVYRRLAQPFHLDIGTGSGRFLLRIAQEQPEWNFLGVEIRQPLVERANRWRDELGLDNVHFLFGNINVSLRHLFAPGDLSRVTLQFPDPWFKKRHHKRRVVQPQLVADLALLLRPGSPVFLQSDVKEVAEEMVGRFLEHPQFWDPYAGPLDHNPLGIPTQREWHCQQLGLPIYRYWLERR; encoded by the coding sequence ATGGAACCGGATGTGCAACGGATAGGGCACTCCTCTGTGGCCCAACCCGCAGATTGCTCTTCTCGATCGGCTCCTCAACCCTGGGGGATTCGGTTGCAACAGGGTCTCAGCCACCGGGTACGACAACACGTCAACCCGTTGCAGGTGCAATACCAGCAACCTGCTTCGCCACCTCACTGGGAACGGGTGTACCGACGCTTGGCGCAGCCCTTTCACCTGGACATCGGTACGGGTAGTGGGCGGTTTTTGTTGCGCATTGCTCAAGAGCAGCCAGAGTGGAACTTTCTGGGGGTAGAAATTCGACAGCCCCTGGTGGAACGAGCCAATCGCTGGCGGGATGAGCTGGGCCTTGACAATGTCCATTTTCTTTTTGGCAACATCAATGTGTCTCTGCGGCATCTGTTTGCTCCAGGGGACCTCAGCCGTGTCACCCTTCAATTTCCGGATCCCTGGTTCAAAAAACGCCATCACAAACGGCGCGTGGTGCAGCCGCAACTGGTGGCAGACTTGGCCTTACTGCTGCGGCCGGGTAGCCCTGTATTTCTGCAATCAGATGTTAAAGAGGTAGCCGAGGAGATGGTGGGGCGCTTCCTGGAGCACCCCCAGTTTTGGGATCCCTACGCGGGTCCCCTGGATCACAACCCCCTTGGCATTCCAACCCAACGAGAGTGGCATTGCCAACAATTGGGCTTGCCCATCTATCGCTATTGGCTGGAGCGACGATAA
- a CDS encoding phosphoglucomutase/phosphomannomutase family protein, with amino-acid sequence MPTPPIRFGTDGWRAVIAEGFTFERLGIAAQASAQVLARTYPGAGIVVGYDNRFLSEQFAAHTAEVVASLGIPVYLSACAAPTPAFSWAAKEQGCHGALVITASHNPAHYSGLKVKGGFGGSVPPEVTTEIEQEMQNLSSVNTQKAPIQSWDPWPSYVTQLSRFVDLDALKKSPAKIWVDAMFGSGSGGLTRLLGNTITELQGYRDPLFGGVPPEPLPQNLRKSSQVIAADPAPLKIGLVFDGDADRIAAIDGHGNFLSPQILIPILIDHLAGRRGLRGEIVKTISGSELFVKVAEYYGLPITEMPVGFKYIAERMMSTEVLLGGEESGGIGYLGHIPERDALLSGLYLIEAVTETKQDLSEIYQTLQERAGFTSVYQRRDLHLTDQTQQTQVLKRLHVDPPAEILGQNVVKHFDQDGHKFTLANSSWVMIRGSGTEPLLRLYAEAQDIDSVNSLLDWASEIAKGSAPTA; translated from the coding sequence ATGCCCACCCCCCCAATTCGCTTTGGCACCGATGGTTGGCGCGCCGTTATTGCTGAGGGTTTCACTTTTGAACGGCTAGGCATTGCAGCCCAAGCCAGTGCCCAAGTGTTGGCCCGCACCTACCCCGGCGCAGGGATCGTGGTCGGGTATGACAACCGCTTTCTTTCAGAACAATTTGCAGCTCATACGGCGGAAGTGGTCGCCAGCCTAGGGATCCCGGTTTACCTCTCCGCTTGTGCGGCTCCGACCCCTGCCTTTAGTTGGGCGGCCAAAGAACAAGGATGCCACGGAGCTTTGGTGATCACCGCCAGTCACAACCCAGCCCATTATTCCGGCCTTAAGGTCAAGGGAGGCTTTGGCGGATCCGTGCCGCCGGAGGTTACCACCGAAATTGAGCAGGAGATGCAAAACCTGTCATCAGTCAATACCCAGAAGGCGCCGATTCAAAGCTGGGATCCCTGGCCAAGCTATGTTACTCAACTGAGCCGTTTTGTGGATTTGGACGCGCTCAAAAAATCCCCGGCCAAGATTTGGGTGGATGCTATGTTTGGCTCTGGCTCGGGCGGCCTCACCCGTCTTTTGGGAAACACCATCACGGAATTGCAGGGTTATCGGGATCCCCTGTTTGGGGGGGTTCCTCCGGAGCCACTACCTCAAAACCTGCGCAAGTCTTCTCAGGTCATTGCAGCGGATCCCGCTCCATTGAAAATCGGGCTAGTGTTTGATGGAGATGCGGATCGGATTGCGGCTATTGATGGCCACGGGAACTTTCTCAGCCCGCAAATCCTTATTCCAATCCTGATCGATCATTTGGCAGGGCGGCGCGGTTTGCGCGGTGAAATTGTCAAAACCATTAGTGGTTCTGAGCTCTTCGTTAAGGTGGCAGAATACTACGGCCTACCGATCACGGAAATGCCCGTGGGTTTCAAGTATATTGCCGAGCGCATGATGAGCACTGAGGTGTTGCTGGGCGGGGAAGAATCGGGTGGGATCGGCTACCTGGGTCATATTCCTGAACGGGATGCCCTGCTCTCGGGGCTGTATCTAATCGAAGCCGTCACAGAAACAAAGCAAGACTTGAGCGAAATTTACCAGACTCTGCAAGAACGAGCTGGATTCACCTCTGTGTACCAACGCCGCGACTTGCACCTCACCGATCAAACCCAACAAACTCAAGTTCTGAAAAGGCTCCATGTGGATCCCCCAGCTGAGATTTTGGGGCAGAACGTTGTCAAGCATTTTGACCAGGATGGCCACAAATTCACCCTGGCCAATAGCAGTTGGGTCATGATTCGTGGCAGTGGCACGGAACCCTTACTACGCCTCTACGCAGAAGCCCAGGATATCGATTCCGTTAACAGTCTGCTGGATTGGGCCAGTGAAATCGCCAAGGGAAGTGCCCCTACTGCCTAA
- the phnD gene encoding phosphate/phosphite/phosphonate ABC transporter substrate-binding protein — MMKTFLASRRSVLVGLAATVAGASLALTGLVHAQAQDCPRSPQMDERFCDRDGDLVADAPEDPSEWIDPDTLIFAYTPVEDPSVYENVWAEFLEHLAEVTGKNVEYFGVQSNAAQLEAMRAGRLHVTGFNTGSVPLAVNAVGFRPFAMMASLDGSFGYEMEIIVRADSDIQTLEDVRGRQMAFTSPTSNSGFKAPSALLQAEFDMIEGRDFEAVFSGSHENSILGVVNGDYDVASIANSVLTRMDARGAVNKNDLRSIYVSQTFPTTGYGYVYNLKPELAEKVKEAFFTFEWEGTKLAEEFGKSGEEQFIPITYKEYWEVIRQIDEIQGVEYRL; from the coding sequence ATGATGAAAACTTTCTTGGCCAGTCGTCGCTCTGTGCTCGTGGGTCTGGCTGCCACTGTGGCCGGTGCTTCGCTGGCTTTAACCGGATTGGTGCATGCCCAAGCCCAGGATTGCCCTCGCTCACCCCAGATGGATGAGCGTTTCTGTGACCGCGATGGCGACTTGGTGGCAGATGCCCCCGAAGATCCGAGCGAATGGATCGACCCAGATACCTTGATCTTCGCCTATACCCCTGTGGAGGATCCCTCTGTTTACGAGAACGTTTGGGCTGAGTTTCTCGAGCACTTGGCGGAGGTGACTGGCAAAAACGTGGAGTACTTCGGTGTGCAATCGAATGCGGCTCAGTTGGAAGCGATGCGGGCGGGCCGTTTGCACGTTACCGGCTTTAATACTGGCTCTGTCCCTTTGGCAGTGAATGCTGTGGGCTTCCGTCCTTTTGCCATGATGGCTAGCTTGGATGGCAGCTTCGGCTACGAAATGGAAATCATCGTCCGGGCCGATAGCGATATCCAAACTCTTGAGGATGTCCGTGGACGGCAAATGGCCTTCACTTCCCCGACATCCAACTCTGGTTTCAAGGCTCCCTCAGCGTTGCTGCAGGCTGAGTTTGACATGATCGAGGGTCGTGATTTTGAGGCGGTGTTCTCCGGTAGCCACGAAAACTCCATCTTGGGTGTGGTGAACGGGGACTATGATGTAGCCTCCATTGCCAACTCAGTGCTCACCCGTATGGACGCTCGCGGTGCAGTGAACAAAAATGATCTGCGGTCTATCTACGTGTCCCAAACCTTCCCGACCACCGGCTATGGGTATGTTTACAACCTCAAGCCGGAATTGGCAGAAAAAGTGAAAGAAGCTTTCTTCACCTTTGAATGGGAGGGAACCAAGCTGGCAGAAGAGTTTGGCAAGAGTGGCGAAGAGCAATTCATTCCCATCACCTACAAAGAGTACTGGGAAGTCATCCGTCAGATCGATGAAATTCAGGGTGTGGAGTACAGACTCTAA